A genomic stretch from Dissulfurispira thermophila includes:
- a CDS encoding tetratricopeptide repeat protein, giving the protein MEKDKLLDTADKTEYRAQKTEVRRRIKDIFLSLLSVLCLLSSVLSFSCSFPRIIILDDPLTPEEHINLGVAYEKKGELDLAIKEYEIASKKLPIAYLYLGNVYMQKENLDEAEKYYKKAIKKQPDIADAYNNLSWLYYIKAKGQGLKVEDANEILKEAEGLVLKALELNPLNENYKDTLNKIRELKSKNGL; this is encoded by the coding sequence ATGGAAAAGGACAAATTATTGGACACTGCTGATAAAACAGAGTACAGAGCACAGAAGACAGAAGTCAGAAGAAGAATAAAAGATATTTTTTTAAGTCTTTTGTCTGTCCTCTGTCTTCTGTCCTCTGTGCTCTCGTTCTCCTGTTCATTTCCTCGCATAATTATTCTCGATGATCCACTGACCCCTGAAGAACATATAAATCTTGGTGTTGCATATGAAAAAAAAGGTGAATTGGATTTAGCTATTAAGGAATATGAAATTGCATCAAAAAAACTTCCAATTGCATATCTCTATCTTGGTAATGTATATATGCAGAAAGAAAACCTTGATGAAGCAGAGAAATATTATAAAAAGGCAATAAAAAAGCAACCTGACATTGCAGACGCATATAACAACCTTTCATGGCTTTATTATATAAAGGCTAAAGGACAAGGCTTAAAGGTTGAAGATGCAAATGAAATCCTTAAAGAAGCAGAAGGGCTTGTGCTTAAGGCATTGGAATTGAACCCTTTAAATGAAAATTATAAAGATACCCTTAATAAGATCAGGGAATTAAAATCTAAGAATGGGCTATAA
- the amrB gene encoding AmmeMemoRadiSam system protein B produces MYRKPAVAGQFYYGIASRLKSQVEEYIIKDAVKEKVIGIISPHAGLMYSGHVAGVVYSSIQFPETFILIGPNHTGLGANVSIMASGQWEIPTGTFSIDEDLSRKILQKSTYLSEDIQAHIFEHSLEVQLPFIAYFSETTKIVPITVMYASLQECKEIGEGIADAIREVDYDVVIAASSDMSHYETDETARRLDNLAIKEVLNLNPEGLYKAVHEHKISMCGFLPVTIMLYAAKALGAKQARLIKYATSGDVSGDYERVVGYAGIVIK; encoded by the coding sequence ATGTATAGAAAGCCAGCAGTAGCAGGACAGTTTTATTATGGCATCGCATCGAGACTTAAAAGTCAGGTAGAGGAATATATTATTAAGGATGCAGTAAAAGAAAAGGTTATAGGCATTATATCTCCACATGCTGGCTTAATGTATTCAGGTCATGTTGCAGGTGTTGTGTATTCATCAATACAGTTTCCAGAAACCTTTATTCTCATAGGACCAAATCATACAGGACTGGGGGCGAATGTATCTATTATGGCTTCAGGCCAATGGGAGATACCTACAGGAACTTTCTCCATAGATGAAGACCTTAGCAGAAAGATATTGCAGAAATCTACTTATTTATCAGAAGATATACAGGCACATATATTTGAACACTCCCTCGAGGTGCAGTTGCCTTTTATTGCTTATTTTTCAGAAACCACGAAGATTGTTCCAATAACAGTTATGTATGCTTCTTTACAGGAATGTAAGGAGATTGGTGAAGGGATTGCAGATGCAATAAGAGAGGTTGACTATGATGTTGTGATTGCTGCAAGCTCTGACATGAGTCATTATGAGACAGATGAAACTGCAAGGAGACTTGATAACCTTGCTATCAAGGAGGTGCTTAATCTCAATCCAGAGGGTTTGTATAAAGCTGTACATGAGCATAAGATATCAATGTGTGGTTTTTTGCCTGTAACAATAATGCTATATGCTGCAAAGGCACTTGGTGCAAAACAGGCGAGGCTTATAAAATATGCAACATCAGGAGATGTGAGCGGTGATTATGAGCGAGTTGTTGGATATGCAGGAATAGTAATTAAGTGA
- a CDS encoding PA2779 family protein: protein MMVRIPFMKEVAWYLIFAIFVIGIAPKVEAGLAPSEVIALSKVDRAADLERIQKVLETKMIKERLGKLGLTQDEINSRLSQLSDQQIHQLALQLDDLKVGKDDALGIIIALLVITILVIIILQLTGHRVVVTK, encoded by the coding sequence ATGATGGTGAGAATTCCTTTTATGAAAGAGGTCGCATGGTATCTTATTTTTGCTATATTTGTTATTGGTATTGCTCCAAAGGTTGAGGCAGGTCTTGCTCCATCAGAAGTGATTGCTCTTTCAAAGGTTGACAGGGCTGCTGATCTTGAAAGGATACAGAAAGTGCTCGAAACAAAGATGATTAAAGAAAGACTTGGGAAACTTGGTCTTACACAGGATGAGATTAATAGCAGACTTTCACAACTCAGTGATCAGCAGATACACCAGCTTGCCCTTCAGCTTGATGACCTGAAGGTTGGAAAGGACGATGCCCTTGGTATTATCATTGCCCTTCTTGTTATTACAATACTGGTTATAATAATATTGCAGTTAACAGGGCACAGGGTGGTAGTGACGAAATAA
- a CDS encoding pyridoxal phosphate-dependent aminotransferase: MLADRVKKIKPSPTLAMDARAKAMKAQGLDIVNFGVGEPDFDTPEHVKEAAIKAIRDGFTKYTPVGGIDELKEAIIEKFKIDNNLEYTKEEILVSCGAKHSLYNIAQALYAPGDEVIIPSPYWVSYPDQVLLNDAVPVFLSTYEEDNFMLRPEVLESKITKKTKAIILNSPSNPTGLTYDRKTLQAIAEIALKHNIYIISDEIYEKLVYDDIEFVSIASLDKEVKNKTIVVNGLSKSHAMTGWRIGYAAGPKDIIKAMTNIQSQSTSNPTSIAQKAAVAALTGPQDFISIMHAEFDRRRKFLVDGLNSIEGVRCLKPTGAFYAFPNISKLYGKKAGERRVDSSLDMAMYLLEDARVALVHGEAFGNDAYIRISYATSMENIDKGLERIKEAMSRLK; encoded by the coding sequence ATGCTTGCTGATAGGGTAAAAAAGATTAAGCCTTCGCCTACACTTGCTATGGATGCAAGAGCAAAAGCAATGAAGGCTCAGGGACTGGATATTGTGAATTTCGGTGTTGGAGAGCCTGACTTTGACACTCCTGAACATGTTAAAGAGGCTGCAATAAAGGCAATAAGAGATGGATTTACAAAATATACACCTGTAGGAGGAATAGATGAACTCAAGGAAGCCATTATTGAGAAGTTCAAGATTGACAATAACCTTGAGTATACAAAAGAGGAAATACTGGTATCCTGCGGAGCAAAACACAGTCTTTATAACATAGCACAAGCCTTATATGCTCCCGGCGATGAGGTGATAATCCCCTCTCCATACTGGGTTTCTTATCCTGATCAGGTATTGCTGAATGATGCAGTCCCTGTGTTTTTAAGCACTTATGAAGAAGATAATTTTATGTTGAGACCCGAAGTACTTGAATCTAAAATTACGAAAAAAACAAAGGCGATAATCCTTAATTCTCCATCCAATCCCACAGGACTAACTTATGATAGAAAGACCCTTCAGGCTATTGCAGAAATAGCCCTGAAGCATAACATCTACATAATATCAGATGAGATATACGAGAAACTTGTGTATGACGATATTGAATTCGTCAGTATCGCCTCTCTTGACAAAGAGGTAAAGAATAAGACTATTGTTGTCAATGGTCTTTCTAAATCACATGCTATGACAGGCTGGAGGATAGGATATGCAGCGGGACCAAAGGATATTATAAAGGCGATGACAAATATCCAGAGTCAGTCAACATCAAATCCAACCTCTATTGCTCAGAAGGCTGCAGTGGCAGCATTAACGGGGCCACAGGATTTTATATCTATAATGCATGCAGAGTTCGACAGAAGAAGGAAATTCCTTGTTGATGGACTTAATTCAATAGAAGGGGTAAGGTGTCTGAAACCCACTGGTGCATTCTACGCATTTCCTAATATATCAAAACTCTATGGCAAAAAGGCTGGAGAGAGGCGAGTAGATTCCTCGCTTGATATGGCGATGTATCTGCTCGAGGATGCAAGGGTTGCACTTGTGCACGGAGAGGCATTTGGCAATGATGCATATATCAGGATTTCATATGCTACATCTATGGAAAATATAGACAAGGGATTGGAGAGGATAAAAGAGGCGATGTCAAGACTAAAATAG
- the alr gene encoding alanine racemase: protein MNRGAIAEIDLNAVSNNLRIVKKLSNNSPVIAVVKANAYGHGAVEISKRLLSGGVEYLAVAFTGEAKELRNAGITSPILVLFDADIDDVFRYNLIPVIYDRKKATLLSRESERNNRSVEVHIKIDTGMGRLGFAENAVKEIIEIANLKGITIGGIMSHFSEADLMDASFAKVQVNRFNFIKTELLNNGLNVHLFHMANSAAVMTLPESHFDAVRPGLMLYGYSPITSAMDSPTGYQVSDYYLPATGHLLQPVMTVKTKILSLRRLPSGTPISYGRTFITKRSSLIGVVSIGYADGFSRRFSNNAELLVAGRRVPVVGRVCMDLAMIDLTGIEHVDEGDDAVIIGRQGNEFIDAAELARRADTIPYEILTSLGNMAKKIYNN from the coding sequence GTGAATAGAGGCGCTATTGCTGAGATAGACTTAAACGCTGTTTCTAATAATCTAAGGATTGTAAAAAAGCTTTCTAATAATAGTCCTGTTATAGCTGTTGTAAAGGCAAATGCCTATGGACATGGTGCTGTAGAGATTTCTAAAAGATTGCTTTCAGGTGGTGTAGAATATTTAGCAGTGGCATTTACAGGGGAGGCAAAGGAGTTAAGAAATGCGGGCATAACCAGTCCAATCCTTGTGCTTTTTGATGCAGATATAGATGATGTCTTCAGGTATAATCTCATCCCAGTAATCTATGATAGAAAAAAAGCTACCTTATTGTCGAGAGAATCCGAGAGAAATAACAGAAGTGTTGAAGTGCATATAAAAATTGATACAGGAATGGGCAGACTTGGCTTTGCAGAGAATGCAGTTAAAGAGATAATTGAGATAGCAAATCTGAAGGGTATAACCATTGGCGGAATTATGAGCCATTTCTCCGAAGCTGACCTTATGGATGCATCATTTGCAAAGGTGCAGGTTAATAGATTTAATTTTATCAAGACCGAACTTTTAAATAATGGACTGAATGTGCATCTCTTTCATATGGCTAACAGTGCTGCTGTAATGACACTACCTGAATCCCATTTTGATGCAGTCAGGCCTGGATTAATGCTTTATGGATATTCACCAATAACATCAGCAATGGATAGTCCAACAGGGTATCAAGTGTCTGACTACTATCTACCAGCAACCGGCCACTTGTTACAGCCTGTTATGACTGTTAAGACAAAAATATTATCCTTGAGGAGACTGCCATCGGGTACACCTATAAGTTACGGAAGAACATTTATCACGAAGCGCAGCAGTCTTATAGGTGTTGTATCCATTGGTTATGCGGATGGTTTTAGCAGACGATTTTCTAATAACGCAGAATTGCTCGTAGCTGGCAGAAGGGTGCCTGTTGTTGGTCGTGTCTGCATGGATCTGGCTATGATTGATTTAACAGGTATAGAACATGTTGATGAGGGAGATGATGCAGTTATCATAGGAAGACAGGGAAATGAATTCATTGATGCGGCTGAGCTTGCACGAAGGGCAGATACAATTCCATATGAGATATTAACATCACTTGGAAATATGGCAAAAAAAATTTATAATAACTGA
- a CDS encoding C39 family peptidase, with product MDIQFDSKTILINAVPFYPQEDYQCGPASLAGVLNYWGISVAPDDVARDIYSASARGTLNIDMVLYASKIGLYALQYIGNWDDLKKNINNGYPMIVLVDYGFSVYQANHFMVVVGYNDKGVIVNSGKTEHMFIDKEKFLKIWKRTNYWTLLIKQSTEHRRQKSEEE from the coding sequence GTGGATATTCAATTTGACTCCAAAACAATACTGATAAACGCAGTGCCATTTTATCCTCAGGAGGACTATCAGTGTGGACCTGCATCTCTTGCAGGAGTCTTGAATTACTGGGGTATAAGTGTTGCACCTGATGATGTGGCAAGGGATATATATAGTGCATCTGCCCGCGGTACGCTTAATATTGATATGGTGCTTTATGCCAGTAAAATTGGTTTATATGCATTACAATATATCGGAAACTGGGATGACTTAAAGAAAAACATAAATAATGGATATCCGATGATTGTTCTTGTGGATTACGGTTTTTCAGTATATCAGGCAAATCACTTTATGGTTGTTGTTGGTTATAATGACAAAGGTGTTATTGTTAATTCAGGTAAAACAGAGCATATGTTTATTGATAAAGAGAAATTTCTTAAGATATGGAAAAGGACAAATTATTGGACACTGCTGATAAAACAGAGTACAGAGCACAGAAGACAGAAGTCAGAAGAAGAATAA
- the mobA gene encoding molybdenum cofactor guanylyltransferase, whose amino-acid sequence MNITSVILAGGENRRFPTLKGFIKIGDNTIIGKNLSLLMDIFDEVFISTNMPEKYFHFGVPLIGDVLPSKGPLSGIYSSLINSKNKCIFVLACDMPFIKKELVSFICKRHIEASKGMFQNHGATIPIYNRQPQPLFGIYCKSAISYFEDCILEGKTSMKRILSEINTHFISESDIMTVDYDGRSFVNINTIEDYEKAVTGSLIAAPSHQ is encoded by the coding sequence ATGAATATTACATCTGTTATATTGGCTGGCGGTGAAAACCGCAGATTTCCTACTCTTAAAGGGTTTATAAAAATTGGGGATAACACAATTATAGGAAAGAATCTTTCACTCCTCATGGATATTTTTGATGAGGTCTTTATCAGTACTAATATGCCTGAGAAATATTTTCATTTTGGCGTGCCATTGATTGGCGATGTGCTTCCATCAAAAGGACCTTTGTCTGGTATATATTCATCATTGATTAATTCAAAGAACAAATGCATTTTTGTTTTAGCATGTGACATGCCATTTATAAAAAAAGAACTTGTTTCATTCATATGTAAAAGGCATATAGAGGCATCTAAGGGAATGTTTCAAAATCATGGTGCAACAATCCCTATTTATAATAGACAGCCACAGCCTCTTTTTGGTATATATTGTAAGTCTGCCATATCTTATTTTGAGGATTGCATTTTAGAAGGTAAAACATCAATGAAGCGAATACTGAGCGAAATTAATACTCATTTTATTAGTGAATCTGATATAATGACTGTGGACTACGATGGTAGGTCTTTTGTCAATATAAACACAATAGAAGACTATGAAAAGGCAGTAACGGGAAGTTTAATAGCAGCACCCAGTCACCAGTAG
- a CDS encoding twin-arginine translocase TatA/TatE family subunit: MFGLGMQELIIILVIVLILFGAKRLPELAGGIGKAIKNFKKGMNEPDEIDVTPKKPVDEGKPTDEKKV, translated from the coding sequence ATGTTCGGTCTCGGAATGCAGGAATTAATAATTATACTGGTAATTGTCCTTATTCTCTTCGGAGCAAAAAGATTACCAGAATTAGCAGGGGGGATAGGAAAGGCTATTAAGAATTTCAAAAAGGGCATGAATGAACCTGATGAAATTGATGTAACCCCTAAAAAACCCGTTGATGAAGGTAAGCCAACTGACGAGAAAAAGGTGTGA